In a genomic window of Pontibacter liquoris:
- a CDS encoding LytR/AlgR family response regulator transcription factor — translation MKIVVIEDEQLAAEALAEMVKKLRPATELLAILGSVEEAATWLLLNQTPDLIFCDIHLSDGNSFEIFRQVAVKCPVIFTTAYNQYAIEAFRVHSVDYLLKPTKPEEVARAIQKYEDLKSLHVAQELGNLQHLVQAVRPAHSDYRSRFMVKSGHSIKAIPVKEVAYFWAEEGVVFLVTFDKKRFIINQTLDQLEGQLDPAAFFRANRQLMVHIDAVQDVRTYFKGRLWLGLTPSVTEDVIVSSSRAALFKQWLDR, via the coding sequence ATGAAAATTGTCGTAATCGAAGATGAGCAGCTGGCTGCCGAAGCGCTGGCGGAAATGGTAAAAAAGCTGCGCCCGGCTACTGAGCTGCTGGCCATACTTGGGTCGGTGGAAGAGGCTGCCACCTGGCTCCTGCTAAACCAGACGCCCGATCTGATCTTCTGCGACATCCATCTATCGGACGGCAACAGCTTTGAGATCTTCCGCCAGGTAGCAGTCAAATGTCCCGTTATTTTTACCACCGCCTATAACCAGTATGCCATCGAGGCTTTCAGGGTACACAGTGTGGATTATTTGCTGAAACCTACCAAACCAGAAGAAGTAGCCCGGGCCATCCAGAAGTATGAGGACCTCAAAAGCCTGCATGTGGCGCAAGAGCTCGGAAACCTGCAGCACCTGGTGCAGGCTGTGCGGCCCGCACACTCCGACTACCGCTCCCGTTTTATGGTCAAAAGTGGCCATTCTATCAAAGCCATACCAGTAAAAGAGGTGGCTTACTTTTGGGCAGAGGAGGGCGTGGTATTTCTGGTAACCTTTGATAAAAAGCGCTTTATCATTAACCAGACACTCGACCAACTGGAGGGGCAATTAGACCCCGCTGCTTTTTTCAGGGCAAACCGCCAGCTAATGGTGCACATTGATGCAGTGCAGGACGTTCGCACATACTTTAAAGGCAGGCTTTGGCTGGGACTAACCCCTTCTGTAACAGAGGATGTCATCGTTAGCAGCAGCCGGGCGGCCCTGTTCAAGCAGTGGCTGGACAGGTAG
- a CDS encoding response regulator codes for MFKKIFIVDDDAVSIFLTEAILAMEQIASEYSTFSSAKEALMVLTQSMDGTSAEPLPQLILLDLNMPVMSGWDMLEALLPYEQQLLGQVEVLILTSSVDEQEIKRATEYKLVTDFLQKPLDEGAIRKLKKLD; via the coding sequence ATGTTTAAGAAGATCTTTATAGTAGATGACGATGCGGTGAGCATCTTTCTGACAGAAGCGATCCTGGCCATGGAGCAAATTGCCTCCGAATATAGCACCTTCAGTAGTGCCAAAGAGGCCCTTATGGTGCTTACCCAAAGTATGGACGGCACGTCGGCGGAGCCCTTGCCCCAGCTTATTTTACTTGACCTGAACATGCCCGTTATGAGTGGCTGGGATATGCTGGAAGCGCTCCTGCCCTACGAACAACAGCTGCTGGGCCAGGTGGAGGTGCTTATCCTGACTTCGTCGGTAGACGAACAGGAAATTAAACGAGCGACAGAGTATAAACTGGTCACCGATTTTCTGCAAAAGCCCTTAGACGAGGGAGCGATCCGGAAACTTAAAAAGCTAGACTGA
- a CDS encoding alpha-amylase family glycosyl hydrolase has product MQKLYTLFLFLLIALPSYVSAQVVATDPAFVTADKEVTLIFDVSQAKDARAKGLLGKTDDVYLWSGAGTTATGDAFTYQPAGQTNFNAPFTPGKMTSLGNNRWQIKLVPRTYFGVPAGTPIRRLGLLLKSGDGKAQTEDLFVSVYEDKLSVSFKKPAETSFFVDANSAIAIEAVASAKATLTLKNGTTVLQTLPDADALTYTLNTGTAAGVKQVITLEAKTATETATTSFAYTVKPQPAVADLPAGVKDGINYINPSTVILSLFAPEKSFVYAIGEFNNWTPSAPYLMNRTPDGKHYWLQVDGLLAGQETAFQYLVDGTLSVADPYAQKILDPNNDQYITATSYPNLKPYPTGASGIVSILQTNQTTYTWKVTDFKRPDVSKMVVYELLVRDFVATQNYTTLADTLSYLKRLGVNAIELMPVTEFTGNDSWGYNPTFYFAPDKAYGTANNLKAFIDKCHEYGMAVILDMVLNQADYEFPYVKMYWDGNKPAANNPYFNQQATHPYSVFFDFNHESPATQAFVDRVAAFWLQEYNIDGYRFDLSKGFTQKNSGNDVGAWSAYDASRVATWKRIYDNIRQVDPTAYVILEHFADNTEEKELANYGMLFWGNHNYDYRSMAKGNNANPEWISYKKREWQHPNVVGYMESHDEERIVYDVLQNGRSGNTYTTRVLAAALNRDKLAAAFFLPVPGPKLIWQFGELGYDVSIDQGGRTARKPLRWEYQKNTERQKLYDVYAALINLKVTQPVFQTTDFTLALDGIVKRITLNDADITVFLIGNFDVHNQSVPANFPAAGTWYDYFTGQQLSVTSPAETIMLQPGEFRLYSTKALPAPKPNLVPWQNVVLAAKDELMNSDNLLIYPNPANGATMVELSDPYRGEVTLQLSNMTGAVLRTVKTRKSQQTFSQPLNLQGIAAGTYFLQIQTGTKRMVKKVVKLP; this is encoded by the coding sequence ATGCAAAAACTTTACACCCTGTTCCTGTTTCTCCTGATCGCGCTTCCCTCCTACGTGTCGGCGCAGGTGGTGGCTACTGACCCGGCCTTTGTGACGGCCGACAAGGAGGTTACCCTTATTTTTGACGTGTCGCAGGCCAAAGATGCCCGCGCCAAGGGCCTGTTGGGCAAAACCGATGATGTATACTTGTGGTCAGGTGCGGGGACAACGGCTACCGGCGATGCATTCACATACCAGCCTGCCGGCCAGACGAACTTTAATGCTCCCTTTACACCGGGCAAAATGACCTCGCTGGGTAACAACCGCTGGCAAATAAAACTGGTGCCCCGTACATATTTTGGCGTACCGGCCGGCACTCCCATCCGGCGGCTGGGCCTGCTGCTGAAAAGCGGGGACGGCAAAGCCCAAACCGAAGATCTTTTTGTGAGCGTGTACGAGGATAAACTGAGCGTAAGCTTTAAGAAACCGGCCGAAACTTCATTTTTTGTAGATGCCAACAGCGCGATTGCCATCGAAGCCGTTGCCTCTGCCAAAGCCACCCTGACGCTGAAAAACGGTACCACCGTGTTGCAAACCCTGCCCGATGCTGATGCCCTGACTTATACTTTAAATACCGGCACTGCGGCCGGCGTGAAGCAGGTTATAACGCTGGAAGCCAAAACAGCAACCGAGACCGCGACAACCAGCTTTGCTTATACAGTAAAACCGCAGCCCGCTGTGGCTGACCTTCCGGCCGGAGTGAAGGATGGCATCAACTACATCAACCCGAGCACAGTGATCTTGTCGCTGTTCGCGCCGGAGAAAAGCTTTGTGTACGCCATTGGTGAGTTTAACAACTGGACGCCCTCCGCCCCTTACCTGATGAACCGCACGCCCGATGGCAAGCATTACTGGCTGCAAGTGGACGGCCTGTTGGCAGGACAGGAAACGGCTTTCCAGTACCTGGTGGATGGAACCCTGTCCGTAGCCGACCCCTACGCTCAGAAGATCCTGGACCCCAACAACGACCAGTACATCACGGCCACCTCCTACCCCAACCTGAAACCTTACCCGACCGGGGCCAGCGGCATTGTCTCTATCCTGCAAACAAATCAGACAACTTATACCTGGAAGGTAACCGACTTTAAGCGCCCTGACGTGAGCAAGATGGTGGTATACGAGCTGCTGGTGCGCGATTTTGTAGCTACCCAGAATTATACGACCCTGGCTGATACGCTCTCTTACCTGAAGCGCCTGGGCGTGAATGCCATCGAGCTGATGCCGGTGACCGAATTTACCGGTAACGACTCCTGGGGCTACAACCCTACCTTTTACTTTGCCCCCGACAAAGCTTACGGCACGGCCAATAACCTGAAAGCCTTTATCGATAAATGCCACGAGTATGGCATGGCCGTGATTTTGGATATGGTGCTGAATCAGGCCGATTACGAATTCCCATATGTAAAAATGTACTGGGACGGCAACAAACCCGCCGCCAACAACCCCTACTTTAACCAGCAGGCCACACACCCGTACAGTGTCTTCTTCGATTTTAACCACGAAAGCCCCGCTACCCAGGCTTTTGTAGACCGCGTGGCCGCTTTCTGGCTGCAGGAGTATAACATCGACGGCTACCGCTTTGACCTTTCAAAAGGCTTTACCCAGAAGAACAGCGGCAACGATGTGGGTGCCTGGAGCGCCTATGATGCCAGCCGCGTGGCTACCTGGAAGCGCATTTACGACAACATCCGCCAAGTGGACCCGACCGCTTATGTGATACTGGAGCACTTTGCCGATAATACGGAAGAGAAAGAGCTGGCTAATTACGGCATGCTGTTCTGGGGCAACCACAACTACGATTACCGCTCCATGGCCAAGGGCAACAATGCCAATCCGGAATGGATCTCGTACAAAAAACGCGAATGGCAGCACCCGAATGTAGTAGGTTACATGGAAAGCCATGACGAGGAACGCATCGTGTATGATGTACTGCAGAATGGCCGCTCCGGAAACACGTATACGACCCGCGTGTTGGCCGCAGCCCTTAACCGCGACAAACTGGCCGCCGCTTTCTTTTTGCCGGTTCCCGGCCCAAAGCTGATCTGGCAATTCGGGGAACTGGGTTATGATGTGTCGATAGACCAGGGAGGCCGCACCGCCCGCAAGCCGCTGCGCTGGGAATACCAGAAAAACACGGAGCGCCAGAAACTGTATGATGTTTATGCCGCTCTGATCAACTTAAAGGTAACGCAGCCTGTGTTCCAGACCACGGATTTTACGCTAGCGCTGGATGGAATTGTAAAGCGCATCACCCTGAACGATGCGGACATCACAGTATTCCTCATCGGTAACTTTGATGTGCATAACCAATCGGTACCGGCCAACTTCCCCGCAGCAGGCACTTGGTACGACTACTTTACGGGCCAGCAACTAAGCGTTACCAGCCCTGCCGAAACTATTATGCTTCAGCCGGGCGAGTTCCGCCTCTACTCGACCAAAGCCCTGCCTGCCCCCAAACCAAACCTGGTGCCCTGGCAAAACGTGGTGCTGGCGGCCAAAGACGAACTGATGAACAGCGATAACCTGCTTATCTACCCGAACCCGGCAAACGGCGCTACAATGGTGGAGCTGTCTGATCCGTATCGGGGCGAGGTGACCCTGCAACTCTCCAACATGACCGGTGCCGTGTTACGCACCGTGAAGACTCGCAAAAGCCAGCAGACCTTCAGTCAACCGCTCAACCTGCAGGGCATTGCTGCCGGTACTTATTTCCTGCAGATCCAGACGGGCACCAAGCGCATGGTAAAGAAGGTGGTGAAACTGCCCTAG
- the ligD gene encoding DNA ligase D encodes MTLEKYNQKRNFNQTPEPQGKETPSPGKLRFVVHRHQASKLHYDFRLEMAGVLKSWAVPKGPSLNPSDKRLAVAVEDHPYAYRTFEGDIPEGNYGAGHVDIWDEGTYYAAETDNRIEEEKLLLQGLEEGSIKFVLQGNKLQGEFALIKMKGRQEDAWLLLKKDDAAAVHDHYDSEEHLGKIKTGKKKDKPAKKTATASEKNKTRSAPDKMPHHIKPMMAKLTDAPFDNEDWLFEIKWDGYRAVAEVQGGKVDLYSRSGKSYEDKYKPVTDGLAQLGHDAVLDGEIVVLNKEGYATFQQLQNYQNTPTEHLYYYVFDLLFLDGEDLRELPLRERKKRLQQILVDLPAVRYSEHVEARGVAFFKEAQHKNIEGIMAKLATSPYRTGKRSTEWLKIKTHLRQEVVIGGFTEPKGKRKHIGALILGVYEKGKFTYVGQSGSGFNTKSLAALKAKLDPLVQQDSPFSGKVKPNAPATWVKPQLVAEISFAEWTSDGLMRQAIFEGLREDKKARDVVRETAEHTEQAMAEATKAPVTPKKAKNSTMAKAKKQEDAPENVLELDGQQVPLTSLDKLYWPEEGYTKQDLITYYQSIADTLLPYLKDRPESLLRHPNGIDQAGFFQKNAIHTPDWVRKVPLRAESTGEEVEYIVCDNKATLAYLNNLGCIQLNPWNSRVANLEHPDYMVIDLDPGENTYDEVVETALATKAVLDKAGASCFCKTSGATGMHLYVPLGAKYPFEQVRNFAHLVVQQVHAQLPQLTSLERSPKERRKQVYLDYLQNSIGQTVAAPYCVRPRPGATVSTPLQWKEVKPGLDPKDFTIKNVPARLKKLGDIFKDVLGKGIDLTACQQKLQA; translated from the coding sequence ATGACCTTAGAGAAGTATAACCAGAAACGCAATTTCAACCAGACGCCCGAGCCGCAAGGAAAAGAAACGCCTTCGCCCGGAAAACTGCGCTTTGTGGTGCACCGCCACCAGGCCAGCAAACTGCACTATGACTTCAGGCTGGAAATGGCCGGCGTGCTCAAAAGCTGGGCTGTGCCCAAAGGTCCTTCCCTGAACCCCTCGGATAAGCGCCTGGCGGTAGCCGTGGAAGATCATCCTTATGCTTATCGTACCTTTGAAGGCGATATTCCGGAAGGCAACTATGGCGCCGGCCACGTCGACATCTGGGACGAAGGTACCTACTATGCCGCTGAGACCGATAACCGGATAGAAGAGGAGAAACTGCTGCTGCAAGGTCTGGAAGAGGGAAGTATAAAGTTTGTACTGCAGGGCAACAAGCTGCAGGGCGAGTTCGCGCTCATCAAAATGAAAGGGCGGCAGGAGGATGCCTGGCTGCTGCTGAAGAAAGATGATGCGGCGGCCGTGCACGACCACTACGACAGCGAAGAACATCTGGGAAAAATAAAGACAGGCAAGAAGAAAGACAAGCCGGCAAAAAAAACGGCCACGGCCTCTGAAAAGAATAAGACCCGGTCAGCTCCGGATAAGATGCCTCATCATATCAAGCCTATGATGGCCAAGCTCACCGATGCCCCTTTTGACAACGAAGACTGGCTGTTTGAAATAAAATGGGACGGCTACCGGGCGGTGGCCGAAGTGCAGGGCGGCAAAGTGGACCTGTATTCGCGCAGCGGCAAATCCTATGAAGACAAGTATAAGCCCGTGACAGATGGACTGGCGCAGCTGGGGCACGATGCGGTGCTGGATGGCGAAATTGTGGTGCTGAACAAGGAAGGTTATGCCACGTTCCAGCAGTTGCAAAACTACCAGAACACGCCCACCGAGCATCTATACTACTATGTGTTCGATCTGCTGTTCCTGGATGGCGAGGATTTGCGCGAACTGCCTTTGCGTGAGCGTAAAAAACGCCTGCAGCAAATTCTGGTAGATCTGCCTGCCGTCCGCTACTCTGAGCATGTGGAGGCGCGGGGCGTCGCGTTCTTTAAAGAGGCGCAGCACAAGAATATCGAGGGCATTATGGCCAAGCTGGCTACCAGCCCCTACCGCACAGGCAAGCGCAGCACGGAGTGGCTCAAAATAAAAACCCACCTGCGGCAGGAAGTCGTGATCGGCGGGTTTACCGAGCCCAAAGGCAAACGCAAGCATATCGGCGCCCTGATCCTGGGTGTATACGAAAAAGGAAAGTTCACGTACGTGGGGCAGAGCGGAAGCGGCTTTAACACGAAATCCCTGGCGGCGCTAAAGGCAAAGCTGGACCCGCTCGTGCAGCAGGATTCGCCCTTTTCAGGCAAGGTGAAACCAAATGCGCCGGCTACCTGGGTAAAACCACAGCTGGTAGCCGAGATCTCCTTTGCCGAATGGACCTCGGACGGGCTGATGCGGCAGGCAATTTTCGAAGGCTTGCGCGAAGATAAAAAGGCTCGGGACGTGGTGCGCGAAACTGCCGAACATACTGAACAGGCTATGGCAGAAGCCACGAAAGCACCTGTTACACCAAAAAAAGCAAAAAACAGCACAATGGCAAAAGCGAAAAAGCAGGAGGATGCGCCTGAAAATGTACTGGAACTGGACGGCCAGCAGGTGCCACTTACCAGCCTGGATAAGCTTTACTGGCCTGAGGAGGGTTATACCAAGCAGGACCTGATCACCTATTACCAAAGTATAGCCGACACGTTGCTGCCTTATTTAAAGGACCGGCCGGAGTCGCTGCTGCGCCACCCCAATGGTATTGACCAGGCAGGCTTTTTCCAGAAAAACGCCATCCACACGCCCGACTGGGTACGGAAAGTGCCCTTGCGGGCCGAATCGACGGGCGAGGAAGTGGAATACATTGTCTGCGATAATAAGGCGACGCTGGCCTACCTTAACAACCTGGGCTGCATCCAGCTCAACCCCTGGAACTCGCGGGTAGCTAACCTGGAGCACCCCGATTATATGGTCATCGACCTGGACCCCGGCGAGAACACCTACGATGAAGTGGTGGAAACGGCGCTGGCTACCAAAGCGGTGCTCGACAAAGCCGGCGCAAGCTGCTTCTGTAAAACCTCCGGCGCTACGGGCATGCACCTTTATGTGCCGCTCGGGGCTAAATACCCGTTTGAGCAGGTGCGGAACTTTGCCCACCTGGTAGTGCAGCAGGTGCATGCGCAGTTGCCCCAGCTTACAAGTCTGGAGCGCAGCCCCAAAGAGCGCCGCAAACAGGTATACCTCGATTATCTGCAGAACTCCATTGGGCAGACGGTGGCAGCGCCCTATTGTGTGCGGCCCCGGCCGGGCGCCACTGTGTCCACGCCATTGCAGTGGAAAGAAGTAAAGCCAGGCCTTGATCCAAAGGATTTTACGATAAAGAACGTGCCGGCCCGCCTCAAGAAGCTGGGCGATATTTTTAAGGATGTTCTGGGGAAAGGGATCGACCTGACCGCCTGCCAGCAAAAGCTGCAAGCCTGA
- a CDS encoding chloride channel protein yields MSRLNRYQLAFFKWRRRQSNNRILPFGLSVVVGIVVGLSAILIKTIIFYFEQYAVYFAPKLLYFLLPLIGFLLVTFLNRTVFSKTAYFSGTRNVIEAIEKKSSVIKFRLIYSKFITTGLTIGFGGSSGVEAAIITNGAAVGSNLGRFLGLGYRLRTLLIGCGVAAGISAVYNAPMGGFIFALETILPEFTPTLLIPLLVAAATGKILFEFIMGSHLRFQVPLTDFAYEQIPLVILLGVLGMLVSNYLLRTYSFCFRYFSKIKNDYLRALAGGLALGSIIFLLPPMYGEGYVSIDALLNSEEQSLFFNSPLAALPSTVWLNLTFFLLITLAKPLSTGICVNSGGEGGYFAPSIITGGFLGYFFYKVMVLLFPFYGLNQATYMFLGMASIFACIMNAPVTAIFLVAEITQSYQLFVPLMLVCAVSYFLKYYIENLRNVEQPKAQGKAFRVDRILLNQLSIRQLVDGDNEPVTIDATFRSVVEHFSRSDKDVLQVLDGAGNLKGIISLNDIRKRLGKTSDYDVIHARDLMQPAPVTVGLDEPAAEVLDKFDEYKLWTLPVVQGNKFKGFISKNRLLTQYRTELTRVNRFF; encoded by the coding sequence ATGAGCAGACTAAACCGATACCAACTTGCTTTTTTTAAATGGCGCCGGCGGCAGAGTAATAACCGCATTTTACCGTTTGGGCTAAGTGTGGTGGTGGGCATCGTTGTCGGGCTTTCGGCTATCCTGATCAAAACGATCATCTTTTACTTTGAGCAGTACGCCGTATACTTTGCGCCCAAGCTGTTATACTTCCTGCTGCCCCTGATCGGCTTTCTGCTGGTGACGTTTCTTAACCGGACGGTTTTCAGCAAAACGGCTTATTTCAGCGGTACCCGCAATGTGATCGAGGCGATCGAAAAGAAATCGTCTGTCATTAAGTTCAGGCTGATCTACTCCAAGTTCATCACTACGGGGCTCACCATTGGCTTTGGCGGTAGCTCGGGTGTGGAGGCGGCCATTATCACCAACGGGGCTGCCGTGGGCTCCAACCTGGGTCGCTTTTTGGGGCTGGGCTACCGGCTGCGGACCCTGCTTATTGGCTGCGGCGTGGCGGCTGGCATCTCGGCGGTCTATAACGCGCCGATGGGAGGCTTTATCTTCGCGCTCGAAACCATCCTTCCGGAGTTCACGCCTACCTTGCTCATCCCGCTGCTGGTCGCCGCGGCCACGGGTAAGATCCTCTTCGAGTTCATCATGGGCTCGCACCTGCGCTTCCAGGTGCCGCTCACCGACTTTGCCTATGAGCAGATTCCGCTCGTGATTCTGCTCGGCGTGCTGGGCATGCTCGTTTCAAATTACCTGCTGCGCACCTATAGTTTTTGCTTCCGTTATTTTTCCAAGATCAAAAACGATTACCTGCGTGCGCTGGCGGGCGGACTGGCACTGGGCAGCATCATCTTTCTGCTGCCGCCCATGTATGGCGAAGGGTATGTAAGCATTGATGCGCTGCTCAATTCAGAGGAGCAGTCGTTGTTCTTTAATTCCCCGTTGGCGGCCCTGCCCAGCACGGTGTGGCTTAACCTGACCTTTTTTCTGCTGATCACGCTGGCAAAGCCGCTGAGCACGGGCATTTGCGTAAACTCCGGCGGCGAAGGGGGCTATTTTGCGCCTTCCATCATTACGGGCGGCTTTCTGGGGTACTTCTTTTACAAAGTGATGGTGCTGCTCTTCCCATTCTACGGGTTAAACCAGGCTACCTACATGTTCCTGGGCATGGCCAGCATCTTTGCCTGCATTATGAATGCCCCGGTAACGGCGATATTCCTTGTAGCCGAGATCACCCAGAGTTACCAGCTGTTTGTACCGCTGATGCTGGTTTGCGCTGTTTCATACTTCCTCAAATATTACATCGAGAACCTGCGCAACGTGGAGCAGCCTAAAGCCCAGGGCAAGGCTTTCCGGGTAGATCGCATCCTGCTTAACCAGCTTAGTATCCGGCAGCTGGTGGATGGTGATAACGAGCCGGTTACGATAGACGCCACATTTCGCTCCGTGGTGGAGCATTTCTCCCGTTCCGACAAGGATGTGTTGCAGGTACTCGATGGAGCAGGTAATTTAAAAGGGATTATTTCACTCAATGATATCCGCAAGCGCCTGGGAAAGACGTCAGATTATGATGTGATCCATGCCCGCGACCTGATGCAGCCCGCCCCTGTAACGGTAGGCCTGGATGAGCCTGCAGCAGAAGTGCTTGATAAGTTCGATGAATACAAGCTGTGGACCCTGCCGGTAGTGCAGGGAAATAAGTTTAAAGGCTTTATCTCCAAAAACAGGCTCCTGACACAATACCGCACCGAGCTGACCCGCGTGAACCGCTTCTTTTAA
- a CDS encoding sensor histidine kinase codes for MTLLSPKFYSSIVRNSNDMFSVIGCDGVYRYVGNSVKAILGFDAEELLGKSAFDYIHPDDIAPAMAAFESVSGEKPLQIPPFRFRNKAGNWRWLQCSITYLVDDEDVQGIVSNAKDITEKIEAEFVKEHQQAYYQSLFFEHPDTVFTLQPDGCFQRVNKHISKLTGYPEEAVIGSSFTRFLLPQDLQGAEEAFTKALSGEANNLETRIIDAKGIKKYISVSLMPVYFRGVVEGVQGIAKDITEKKAAAAEQKKLAEELLKQNIDLQQFTYVISHNLRAPVANALGLARLLKKLDKQAPVYDQCLAKVETSIQQLDTVIKDLNQVLSLRDNNCHPSQEDVNLLQVCQEVLYSFESRLQALQAQVTLAVAPTLALPSSKAYLYSILYNLVSNAIKFRSPDRPLQLILSAEKDSQGYVLTVSDNGLGMEMAAVEDQLFKLYKRFHLHTPGKGIGLFMVKTQAEALGGNVSVESALHVGTTFSVYLPAHV; via the coding sequence ATGACCCTACTTTCGCCAAAATTTTACAGTTCTATCGTCCGCAACAGCAACGACATGTTTTCAGTAATCGGTTGCGATGGCGTATACCGCTATGTCGGGAACTCCGTGAAAGCCATATTGGGCTTTGATGCTGAAGAGCTGCTGGGTAAAAGCGCTTTTGATTACATCCACCCCGACGATATTGCCCCGGCAATGGCTGCTTTTGAATCCGTTAGCGGCGAAAAACCCTTGCAGATCCCTCCTTTCCGTTTCCGGAACAAAGCAGGCAACTGGCGCTGGCTGCAGTGTTCCATCACGTATCTGGTGGATGATGAAGATGTGCAGGGTATTGTGAGCAATGCAAAGGATATTACGGAAAAGATCGAAGCTGAATTTGTGAAAGAACATCAGCAGGCCTATTACCAGTCGCTGTTCTTTGAACACCCGGATACTGTTTTCACCTTACAACCTGACGGCTGCTTTCAGCGGGTAAACAAACATATCTCCAAGCTTACAGGATACCCGGAGGAGGCGGTTATCGGCAGCTCTTTTACCCGCTTCCTGCTCCCGCAGGATCTTCAGGGAGCTGAAGAGGCATTTACAAAAGCCCTGTCCGGAGAAGCAAATAACCTGGAAACCAGGATCATAGATGCGAAGGGCATAAAAAAATACATATCCGTTTCGTTGATGCCGGTATACTTCCGTGGAGTTGTGGAAGGCGTGCAGGGCATAGCCAAAGACATCACAGAAAAGAAAGCGGCCGCGGCTGAGCAGAAAAAACTGGCCGAAGAACTGCTCAAGCAAAACATTGACCTGCAGCAGTTTACTTATGTCATTTCGCATAACCTGCGGGCACCTGTCGCCAATGCCCTAGGCTTGGCCCGACTGCTAAAGAAACTCGACAAGCAGGCGCCTGTTTATGACCAATGCCTTGCCAAGGTGGAAACGTCCATCCAGCAGCTCGATACGGTCATCAAAGACCTTAACCAGGTTCTTTCGCTTCGCGATAATAATTGCCACCCCTCCCAGGAAGACGTAAATCTGTTGCAGGTGTGCCAGGAAGTGCTGTATAGTTTCGAGTCCAGGCTCCAGGCGCTGCAGGCACAGGTAACCCTGGCAGTGGCCCCCACCCTGGCGCTGCCTTCCAGCAAGGCGTATCTCTACAGTATCCTGTATAATCTGGTTTCCAATGCTATAAAATTCCGCTCCCCTGATCGGCCGCTGCAACTCATTCTTTCCGCTGAAAAAGACTCCCAAGGCTACGTATTAACCGTGAGCGACAATGGGCTGGGTATGGAGATGGCAGCAGTGGAGGATCAGCTTTTTAAGTTATATAAGCGGTTTCATCTGCACACCCCGGGGAAAGGCATTGGTCTTTTTATGGTTAAAACACAGGCAGAGGCACTAGGCGGCAACGTATCAGTCGAAAGCGCCCTGCATGTAGGCACCACCTTCAGCGTATACTTGCCGGCGCATGTTTAA